The genomic stretch AGTTTTCCCACCATCTAGTAAGTGCAGTATAGGACATTTCAAGAAGTTTAGAAGTCATCTTCATCCTCATCTGTACATTCTAAGTTAATTGCAAGTCTTGCTCTGGCAGATGGTGACAATCCTAAATCAGCAGCAAAACCTCTGAGCTGTCTTGCCATTTCACTCATTTTTTTAATAAATGGATTGGGCTTGCCGCCAGTCCACATTCCGTACTTTTTGACCTGTCTTTTATAGGAAAGATATTGGGAATAAGTATCACAGTATAACGCAAGATGTGTAACATCCGCATCTGTCATTAATTCAACAGAAATCAGCAGTTCAGAAACTCTTTTAAATTCTTTTTGAGCCGTTATATCAAGCCATGGAGGTGGTTTTACATTATCATGTCCTATTTTTAGCTTTTCTTCATTTTTTACACGTTTTTCTATTTCTTTTTTAGTCCTGTGATTTTTATTTCCGTTTAATAATTGAAGTTTAATCGATTTTGCTGGAGTTGGCATTTTCTTCA from Clostridium kluyveri DSM 555 encodes the following:
- a CDS encoding phage terminase small subunit P27 family, producing MPTPAKSIKLQLLNGNKNHRTKKEIEKRVKNEEKLKIGHDNVKPPPWLDITAQKEFKRVSELLISVELMTDADVTHLALYCDTYSQYLSYKRQVKKYGMWTGGKPNPFIKKMSEMARQLRGFAADLGLSPSARARLAINLECTDEDEDDF